The genomic DNA CCCGGGCGATGGCCAGATCGCAACCGAGCAGCGCCTCGGCGGTCTCGATGCGCTTGCGCATCGTGTGGCGGTGCACGCCGACGGCCGCGGCCGCAGATTCCCAGTGCCCGTTGGCTTCCAGGAAAGCCCGCAGCGACGTGAGCAATCCCGTGCCGAACTCCGCGTCGTGGTCGAGGACCGGAGTCAGGACGGCCGCCCCGAGCGCAACCAGCACGTCCCGACTCTCCCCGAACGCCAGCAGTGCGCTGCCGGCCAGCGCGGAGAACTCGATCGGCGGCCGGCCGCATTCCGCGACGGAGGCCGCCAGCCGGGCGTTGTCGACGGCCTCTCCCAATTTGGCCAGCGGCTGAATTCCGCTGAGGCCCAGACGGATGGTTCGGCGCAACGATGCATCAATCCGGTTCACCAACGCGGCGGCGATCTCCTCGGCCTCCGCTCCGGGTAACAGCACCGCCAGCCATTTGTCGGCGCCGTGCACGAACGCCGGCTGGCCGGCCTGGTCCAGCTCATCGAGGATCGCGGCGGTCACCTTCTTCAGCAGATTCGCGGTGTCGGCTTCAGCGTTCGTATCCGAATCCGCCTGGACGACAAGCACCCTGATCCGGCCCCGGTGATCGGCCGCCTGAGCCAGCTGCGCCCAGGCCGGCTCCAGGTTGGCTTCACCGGTGAGAATGAGGCCGAACGCCTGTTCGTTGAGCCGCTGCTGCGCCTCCTTCAAGCGCACGGGTTTCTCGAAATCCAAGGCGAGCAACGAGTTTGCGTGGCCCAACAGCACCTGATCGACCGGGCTCAATGCCGTTTCACTGACCACGGCGAGCACCCCGTGCGAACGGCCACCGACGCGGATGGACTGCTGCGCGACGGTGACGCCCTCGGCCAGCACCGCGACGGCCGACGCGGCCCCGGGCTCGATGGCATCGCGCACCAGGTTGACGGTGGTGACGTTGAGATTGCGCGGATGCGACGCGATCACCGTGCCGGACGGATCCAGCACCACCACACTGGCCCGCAGCGCCCGCCCCAGTTCGGCGGCAACCTCCTGCGGGCCACCGCTGACGACAGCCCGGGTGATCCGTGGCTGCGCCCGGGACGCCCGCAGCACCGCGTCGTACTGCAGCGCCGCGATGCGTGAACTGACCCGCTGCACGACGGCCGCGAACGGCGTCCGCAACGGAATCTCCAACAGCGGCAGCCCCAGCTCCTCGGCGGCTGTCACCAGTTCTTCGGGCACGTCGTCGAAGGTGAGCCCGGTACCGAATCCGACTCCGGCGACGCCGCTTTCGTGAAGGCGCCGGAGATACTGCCGCCGGTCCGCAGCAGCCGGCGGCAGACTGATGCCCGTGGTCAGCACCAGCTCACCACCGGACAGCCATTTGGCCGGGTCAGCCAACTCGGTTGTCAGGACCAAACTGATCTCGCCGCCGACGCCGGCGGCACCGCCGCGCAGCCGGATTCGCAGATCAGCTTGGTCCAGCACCCATCGCACCGGAACCGTCACCGGCATGAATGTACAGAATGTCGAAAAACTCCACCGAAAATCCCGTAATTGTCCGATGCTGAAGAGTGTGTGCTGGCGCACACTAAGGCCGCCAGAGACGTGACGGCCTTCCCAGCAAGAGAGCGACGGTACGAGATGCCCGACGGACTTCTTCAGAACTACATCGACGGAAAATTCGTC from Mycolicibacterium phocaicum includes the following:
- a CDS encoding PucR family transcriptional regulator, encoding MRWVLDQADLRIRLRGGAAGVGGEISLVLTTELADPAKWLSGGELVLTTGISLPPAAADRRQYLRRLHESGVAGVGFGTGLTFDDVPEELVTAAEELGLPLLEIPLRTPFAAVVQRVSSRIAALQYDAVLRASRAQPRITRAVVSGGPQEVAAELGRALRASVVVLDPSGTVIASHPRNLNVTTVNLVRDAIEPGAASAVAVLAEGVTVAQQSIRVGGRSHGVLAVVSETALSPVDQVLLGHANSLLALDFEKPVRLKEAQQRLNEQAFGLILTGEANLEPAWAQLAQAADHRGRIRVLVVQADSDTNAEADTANLLKKVTAAILDELDQAGQPAFVHGADKWLAVLLPGAEAEEIAAALVNRIDASLRRTIRLGLSGIQPLAKLGEAVDNARLAASVAECGRPPIEFSALAGSALLAFGESRDVLVALGAAVLTPVLDHDAEFGTGLLTSLRAFLEANGHWESAAAAVGVHRHTMRKRIETAEALLGCDLAIARVRAELLLAILARTPGD